From a region of the Enterobacter sp. JBIWA008 genome:
- a CDS encoding winged helix-turn-helix domain-containing protein, with amino-acid sequence MGYRLYGFMIGEEIHFDISNRRLYRLTGSHTDKSIAFASIYLNETMLRLFLFLLMNGRTRPVSKEELFEEIWEAHNLSPSTQRLWQVLHNLTNKLNVLGLPEDFIRNIKGRGYIINYPDVIPVYYRMSELPAHSVKKEETTDSLSK; translated from the coding sequence ATGGGCTATCGTCTATATGGATTTATGATTGGCGAAGAAATTCATTTTGATATTTCTAATCGCAGACTATACCGACTCACAGGCAGTCATACAGATAAAAGCATTGCATTCGCATCAATTTACTTAAATGAAACGATGCTTAGACTTTTTCTTTTTTTATTGATGAATGGCAGAACAAGACCAGTCTCAAAAGAAGAGTTATTTGAAGAAATTTGGGAGGCACATAATCTGAGCCCTTCCACACAGCGATTATGGCAGGTTTTACATAATCTAACGAACAAGCTTAATGTCTTGGGTTTACCCGAGGATTTTATTCGTAATATTAAAGGGCGTGGTTACATCATTAATTACCCGGATGTAATCCCCGTTTATTACAGAATGAGCGAACTCCCGGCTCATTCCGTTAAAAAAGAGGAGACGACAGATAGCCTGAGTAAGTGA
- a CDS encoding winged helix-turn-helix domain-containing protein — protein sequence MKPVFLINGLVFFEPDRRRLCSLSGYPERAVILHGPVSECLLQLLEHNGEVLSQRYLFSAVWEKQGAIVSTNALYQTIASIRKALKMAGLAENVVQTVPKAGFKLVAQIQTGTVDNFISMAVATPESLPSKPDVPSPSVTDSRFNLFSKKIAYGVAAAVLFILSCTVLFQQLHVQDSGFKAYQPIGNIAGCDVYSSWHDDIKSQRIYTTLIKRYPIHCNAGGVAYMTINRFPNGTSVIVCDKLPDIAGADCDSIMYRNQYNEND from the coding sequence ATGAAGCCTGTTTTTTTGATAAATGGTTTAGTGTTTTTTGAACCCGATCGGCGTCGTCTCTGTTCGCTTTCGGGCTACCCCGAGCGTGCTGTTATCCTTCACGGTCCGGTTAGTGAATGCCTGCTTCAACTGCTTGAACACAACGGCGAAGTGCTGTCGCAACGTTATCTTTTTTCGGCGGTATGGGAAAAACAGGGCGCGATAGTCTCGACCAATGCGTTATACCAGACTATTGCCTCCATTCGTAAAGCGCTCAAGATGGCGGGGCTGGCAGAGAATGTTGTGCAAACGGTACCAAAAGCAGGGTTTAAGCTCGTTGCACAAATACAAACGGGGACGGTCGATAATTTTATCTCGATGGCCGTCGCAACCCCGGAGAGTTTACCCTCTAAACCAGATGTTCCGTCACCATCCGTTACAGATAGCAGGTTCAATCTTTTCTCGAAAAAAATTGCATATGGGGTGGCCGCAGCGGTCTTATTTATCCTCTCTTGTACGGTTCTATTTCAACAGCTTCATGTACAGGATTCTGGATTTAAGGCATATCAACCGATAGGTAATATTGCAGGTTGCGACGTTTACTCTTCGTGGCATGACGATATAAAAAGCCAGCGTATTTATACCACCTTGATAAAACGTTATCCCATTCATTGCAATGCTGGCGGGGTAGCCTATATGACGATCAATCGTTTTCCAAATGGTACTTCGGTGATCGTATGCGATAAGTTGCCCGATATTGCTGGCGCTGACTGTGATTCAATCATGTACAGGAACCAATATAATGAAAACGACTAG
- a CDS encoding TonB-dependent siderophore receptor, translating to MNNTKIHRTLLALAVGAATHSSFAADDQKEDTLVVQSAPAGDFKPGGDQLVPAFLDGQVANGGRMGMLGQQNAMDVPFNIISYTSKLVEDQQAKTIADVVANDAGVQFVQGYGNSAETYRIRGLKFDGDDMTFGGLSGVLPRQVVDTQMVERIEIFKGANSLMNGAASSGVGGMINLEPKHAGELPQAKVGVDYTSDSQIGTTLDAGRRYGDNDQFGARVNLVHREGETGIPNDRRRTTLLSTGLDYTGDRFRTSLDLGYQKKTFHGSPTSVNISAVDFVPEPPKNDRNFSQKWAYSNIENEFGMWRSEYDITDGWTAYTGLGAQHAHEEGIYSAPKLVDKSGKATVSRLDTNRISDSVSGMAGVRGNFNTGFVSHKINVGYSAMTKNEKIAWKMSAAKDNPTTNIYHNTGVDMPDSTNFNGSGGKYSDPLTSGRTRTQGWLLSDTLGVLDDKLLFTAGARHQKVVIRGYNKVTGAENAADGFDGSRWMPTYGVVYKPWEAISLYANHTEALQPGKTAPNTATNYGQSTGIVHSKQNEVGVKADFGRVGGSLALFEIKMPSAILDDSGHYGLDAEQRNRGVELNVFGEPMLGMRLNASATWLQAELTKTKNGVNQGNDAIGIPNFYAVLGAEYDIKPINGLTATARVNHSGAQYADLANTKKLDSYTTLDLGMRYRFAVNHNQNQMTVRAGIDNVTNENYWASVDDSGTYITQGEPRTYKVSVGYAF from the coding sequence ATGAACAACACCAAAATACACAGGACGCTGCTGGCGCTCGCCGTTGGCGCGGCGACACATTCCTCCTTCGCGGCGGACGATCAAAAAGAGGACACCCTCGTTGTCCAGTCTGCACCAGCCGGCGATTTCAAACCCGGTGGCGACCAGCTGGTACCGGCCTTCCTTGACGGGCAGGTGGCGAACGGCGGGCGCATGGGGATGCTGGGCCAGCAGAACGCCATGGACGTGCCGTTCAACATCATCAGCTACACCTCGAAGCTGGTGGAAGATCAGCAGGCGAAAACCATTGCCGATGTCGTCGCGAACGACGCGGGCGTACAGTTTGTTCAGGGGTACGGCAACAGCGCGGAGACCTACCGTATCCGTGGCCTGAAGTTTGACGGCGACGACATGACCTTTGGCGGTCTGTCCGGCGTGCTGCCGCGCCAGGTGGTGGATACCCAGATGGTCGAGCGCATCGAGATCTTCAAAGGGGCCAACTCGCTGATGAACGGCGCGGCAAGCTCCGGCGTGGGCGGGATGATTAACCTTGAGCCAAAACACGCGGGCGAACTCCCGCAGGCCAAAGTCGGCGTGGACTATACCTCGGATTCCCAGATTGGCACCACGCTGGATGCGGGCCGTCGCTACGGCGACAATGACCAGTTTGGCGCGCGGGTGAACCTGGTCCATCGCGAAGGGGAAACCGGCATACCGAACGATCGCCGCCGCACCACGCTGCTCTCCACCGGCCTGGATTACACCGGCGACCGCTTCCGCACCTCGCTGGATCTGGGCTATCAGAAGAAAACTTTCCACGGCAGCCCGACCAGCGTCAATATTTCCGCGGTGGATTTCGTGCCCGAGCCGCCGAAAAACGATCGCAACTTCTCGCAGAAGTGGGCCTACAGCAACATCGAAAACGAATTTGGGATGTGGCGCAGCGAGTACGACATTACCGACGGCTGGACCGCCTATACCGGTCTGGGCGCGCAGCACGCGCATGAGGAAGGCATCTACAGCGCGCCGAAGCTGGTGGATAAAAGCGGCAAGGCAACGGTCAGCCGCCTTGATACCAACCGCATAAGCGATTCCGTCAGCGGCATGGCGGGCGTTCGCGGCAACTTCAATACGGGATTCGTCTCGCACAAGATCAACGTCGGCTATTCGGCGATGACCAAAAACGAAAAAATCGCGTGGAAAATGTCGGCGGCGAAGGATAACCCGACCACCAACATCTATCACAATACCGGCGTCGATATGCCGGATAGCACCAACTTCAACGGCTCTGGCGGGAAGTACAGCGATCCGCTGACCAGCGGGCGCACCCGTACACAGGGCTGGCTGCTGAGCGATACCCTGGGCGTGCTTGACGATAAACTGCTGTTTACTGCGGGCGCGCGCCACCAGAAAGTGGTCATTCGCGGGTATAACAAAGTCACCGGTGCGGAAAACGCGGCGGACGGTTTCGACGGCAGCCGCTGGATGCCAACCTACGGCGTGGTCTACAAGCCGTGGGAGGCGATCTCCCTCTATGCTAACCACACTGAAGCGCTGCAGCCGGGCAAAACCGCGCCTAACACCGCCACCAACTACGGCCAGAGCACCGGTATCGTTCACTCTAAGCAGAACGAAGTGGGCGTGAAGGCGGATTTTGGCCGCGTGGGCGGATCGCTTGCGCTGTTCGAAATCAAAATGCCGTCGGCGATCCTCGACGACAGCGGCCACTACGGGCTTGACGCTGAACAGCGTAACCGTGGCGTGGAGCTGAACGTTTTCGGTGAGCCAATGCTGGGGATGCGTCTGAACGCCAGCGCCACCTGGCTGCAGGCCGAGCTGACCAAAACCAAAAATGGCGTGAATCAGGGTAACGATGCGATCGGTATTCCGAACTTTTACGCCGTGCTGGGCGCAGAGTACGACATCAAGCCGATTAATGGCCTGACCGCCACCGCCCGCGTGAACCACTCCGGCGCGCAGTACGCTGACCTGGCAAACACCAAAAAGCTGGACAGCTACACCACGCTGGATCTGGGGATGCGTTATCGCTTCGCGGTGAATCACAATCAAAACCAGATGACGGTTCGTGCGGGCATCGACAACGTGACCAATGAAAACTACTGGGCCAGCGTGGACGACTCCGGTACTTATATTACGCAGGGCGAACCGCGCACCTATAAGGTCTCTGTTGGCTACGCGTTTTAA
- the pheP gene encoding phenylalanine transporter, whose product MKDASSASGQGSAEASSDQNPTLQRGLQNRHIQLIALGGAIGTGLFLGIGPAIQMAGPAVLLGYGIAGIIAFLIMRQLGEMVVEEPVSGSFAHFAYKYWGPFAGFLSGWNYWVMFVLVGMAELTAAGIYMQYWLPDVPTWIWAAAFFIIINAVNLVNVRLYGETEFWFALIKVLAIIGMIGFGLWLLFSGHGGERATIDNLWQHGGFLATGWKGLILSLAVIMFSFGGLELIGITAAEARDPHKSIPKAVNQVVYRILLFYIGSLVVLLALYPWVEVKSDSSPFVMIFHDLNSNVVASALNFVILVASLSVYNSGVYSNSRMLFGLSVQGNAPKFLTRVSRRGVPVNSLFLSGAITSLVVLINYLLPKEAFGLLMALVVATLLLNWIMICLAHLRFRAAMRRKGRETQFKALLYPAGNYVCIAFLGLILVLMCTMDEMRLSAMLLPVWVIFLFVAFKLSRKK is encoded by the coding sequence GTGAAAGACGCGTCATCCGCTTCAGGCCAAGGTAGCGCTGAAGCCTCGTCGGATCAGAATCCGACGCTGCAACGTGGTTTGCAAAATCGACATATTCAGTTAATTGCCCTTGGCGGCGCGATCGGTACCGGGCTGTTTCTCGGCATTGGCCCCGCTATTCAGATGGCTGGTCCGGCGGTGCTGCTGGGTTACGGTATCGCCGGGATTATTGCCTTCCTGATAATGCGCCAGCTTGGCGAGATGGTCGTTGAAGAGCCGGTTTCAGGCTCCTTCGCGCACTTTGCTTATAAATACTGGGGCCCGTTTGCAGGCTTCCTGTCCGGCTGGAACTACTGGGTGATGTTCGTGCTGGTGGGGATGGCGGAGCTGACCGCCGCGGGCATTTACATGCAGTACTGGCTGCCGGACGTCCCGACGTGGATCTGGGCGGCGGCCTTCTTCATCATTATTAACGCCGTTAACCTCGTCAACGTGCGCCTGTATGGCGAAACCGAGTTCTGGTTTGCGCTGATCAAGGTGCTGGCGATTATCGGAATGATCGGCTTTGGCCTGTGGCTGCTGTTCTCCGGTCACGGCGGCGAGCGCGCCACGATCGACAACCTGTGGCAGCACGGCGGCTTCCTCGCCACCGGCTGGAAAGGGCTGATTCTCTCCCTGGCAGTGATCATGTTCTCCTTCGGTGGACTCGAGCTGATCGGCATTACCGCCGCGGAAGCGCGCGACCCGCATAAAAGCATTCCTAAAGCGGTCAACCAGGTCGTGTACCGTATTTTGCTGTTCTACATCGGCTCGCTGGTGGTGCTGCTGGCGCTTTACCCGTGGGTGGAAGTGAAGTCCGACAGCAGCCCGTTCGTGATGATTTTCCACGATCTGAACAGCAACGTGGTGGCCTCGGCGCTGAACTTCGTCATTCTGGTGGCGTCTCTGTCGGTCTATAACAGCGGCGTTTACTCCAACAGCCGCATGCTGTTCGGCCTCTCCGTGCAGGGCAACGCGCCGAAGTTTCTTACCCGCGTCAGCCGTCGCGGCGTGCCGGTGAATTCCTTGTTCCTTTCTGGCGCTATTACGTCGCTGGTGGTGCTGATCAACTATCTGCTGCCGAAAGAGGCCTTTGGCCTGCTGATGGCGCTGGTTGTTGCTACGCTGCTGCTGAACTGGATCATGATTTGCCTGGCGCACCTGCGCTTTCGCGCCGCGATGCGCCGCAAGGGACGCGAGACGCAGTTCAAAGCGCTGCTCTATCCGGCGGGGAATTACGTCTGTATCGCTTTCCTGGGGCTGATTCTGGTGCTGATGTGCACTATGGATGAGATGCGTCTTTCGGCGATGCTGCTGCCGGTGTGGGTTATCTTCCTGTTTGTGGCGTTTAAACTTTCCCGCAAAAAGTAG
- a CDS encoding mechanosensitive ion channel family protein: protein MQELIAQVEELGIEINHTTSLVIIFGIIFLTAIIVHFILHKGVLRAFEKRAQASSHLWLQIITQNKLFHRLAFTLQGIIVNVQAVLWLQKGSEAAEILTTCAKLWVMVYALLSFFSLLDVIFNLSQKMATASQLPLKGIFQGIKLVSAILVGILIISLLIGQSPAILISGLGAMAAVLMLVFKDPILGLVAGIQLSANDMLKLGDWLEMPKYGANGTVTDIGLTTVKVRNFDNTITTIPTWALVSDAFINWSGMSASGGRRIKRSLNIDTTSIHFLDEQEQQKLIQAKLLKPYLAARHEEINLWNQKNGEGESVLNLRKMTNIGTFRAYLNEYLRNHPRIRKDMTLMVRQLAPDANGLPIEIYAFTNTVVWAEYEEIQADIFDHIFAVVDEFGLRIHQSPTGNDIRSLAGVSAR, encoded by the coding sequence ATGCAGGAATTAATTGCTCAGGTTGAAGAGTTAGGCATTGAAATTAATCACACCACCTCTTTAGTGATTATCTTCGGTATTATTTTTCTTACCGCCATCATCGTTCATTTTATTTTGCACAAAGGGGTGCTTCGCGCTTTCGAAAAACGCGCGCAGGCCAGCAGCCATTTATGGCTGCAGATCATCACCCAGAATAAATTATTTCACCGTCTGGCCTTCACCCTTCAGGGGATAATCGTCAACGTCCAGGCGGTACTTTGGCTGCAAAAGGGTAGCGAAGCGGCGGAAATTCTCACGACATGCGCAAAGCTGTGGGTCATGGTGTATGCCCTGCTCTCCTTCTTCTCGCTGCTGGACGTGATTTTTAATCTGTCGCAGAAAATGGCCACCGCATCGCAGCTGCCGCTGAAAGGGATCTTCCAGGGCATCAAGCTGGTGAGCGCCATCCTGGTGGGGATATTAATTATCTCCCTGCTGATTGGTCAGTCCCCGGCAATTCTGATAAGCGGTCTGGGTGCCATGGCCGCCGTTCTGATGCTGGTGTTTAAAGACCCGATACTAGGACTTGTGGCGGGGATTCAGCTTTCCGCCAACGACATGCTCAAGCTCGGCGACTGGCTGGAGATGCCGAAATACGGTGCCAACGGCACGGTGACGGACATCGGTCTGACCACCGTTAAAGTGCGCAACTTCGATAATACGATTACGACTATTCCGACGTGGGCGCTGGTCTCCGATGCCTTTATCAACTGGAGCGGCATGTCTGCCTCCGGCGGGCGACGCATTAAGCGCAGCCTGAATATAGATACCACCAGCATTCATTTTCTCGACGAGCAGGAACAGCAGAAACTCATTCAGGCGAAGCTGCTGAAGCCCTATCTGGCCGCGCGGCATGAGGAAATTAACCTGTGGAATCAGAAGAACGGTGAAGGGGAGTCGGTATTAAACCTGCGTAAGATGACCAATATTGGCACCTTCCGCGCCTACCTGAATGAATATCTGCGCAACCATCCCCGTATTCGAAAAGATATGACGCTGATGGTGCGCCAGCTAGCGCCTGATGCGAATGGTTTGCCGATTGAAATATATGCCTTCACCAACACGGTGGTCTGGGCAGAATATGAGGAGATTCAGGCCGACATCTTCGACCATATTTTCGCGGTAGTGGATGAATTTGGGCTGCGTATTCACCAGTCCCCGACGGGGAACGATATTCGCTCCCTGGCGGGCGTTAGCGCCAGATAA
- a CDS encoding MFS transporter → MNTSVVSPGRAGLILLLTGQMLPMIDTSITNVALDAITHSLHATATELELIVALYGVAFAVCLALGSKLGDNFGRRRLFMWGVASFGLASLLCGMAGNIEQLLAARIVQGAGAALIVPQILATLHVTLKGTAHAKAISLFGGIGGIAFIVGQMGGGWLVSADIAGLGWRNAFFINVPICLVVLALSRYFVPETRRETPSRIDWTGTMLLAVILCCLLFPMALGPQWHWSWPLKVMLLAILPLAWLTALNARKKERENAHPLIPPRLLALRSVRFGILIAMLFFSVWSGFMFCMALTMQTGLGMAPWQSGNSFIALGVTYFISAWFAPRLIARYSTSTILLTGLAIQIVGLLALIATFRVWGMENTELTLAPATGLVGYGQALIVNSFYRIGMRDIQPDDAGAASAILSTLQQAALGLGPAIFGAILLHALQNHHGDYTQAVNVFLTVETAMMVVLALATLRIRHSLCLPVVNVCQATK, encoded by the coding sequence ATGAATACGTCAGTTGTTTCACCGGGCCGCGCTGGCCTGATTTTGCTATTAACCGGCCAGATGCTGCCGATGATTGATACCTCAATCACCAACGTGGCGCTGGACGCCATCACCCATTCGCTGCACGCCACCGCCACCGAGCTGGAGCTGATTGTCGCGCTCTACGGCGTGGCCTTCGCCGTCTGCCTCGCGCTTGGCAGCAAGCTGGGGGATAACTTTGGCCGTCGCCGTCTGTTCATGTGGGGCGTCGCGAGCTTTGGCCTGGCCTCGCTGCTGTGCGGAATGGCGGGGAACATTGAACAGCTGCTGGCCGCGCGCATCGTTCAGGGGGCGGGAGCCGCACTGATCGTGCCGCAAATTCTTGCCACCCTACACGTGACGCTGAAAGGTACGGCGCACGCTAAGGCCATTAGCCTGTTCGGCGGCATCGGTGGGATTGCGTTTATCGTAGGACAAATGGGCGGCGGCTGGCTGGTATCGGCAGATATCGCCGGGCTGGGCTGGCGTAACGCCTTCTTCATCAACGTCCCGATCTGCCTGGTGGTGCTGGCGCTGAGTCGCTATTTCGTCCCCGAAACACGTCGCGAGACGCCGTCACGCATCGACTGGACGGGCACCATGCTGCTGGCAGTCATCCTTTGCTGCCTGCTGTTCCCGATGGCGCTCGGCCCACAGTGGCACTGGTCGTGGCCGCTAAAGGTTATGCTGCTCGCCATTCTTCCGCTGGCCTGGCTGACGGCGCTGAACGCGCGCAAAAAGGAGCGTGAGAATGCCCACCCGCTGATCCCGCCGCGTCTGCTTGCGCTTCGCAGCGTTCGCTTTGGCATTCTGATTGCGATGCTCTTTTTCAGCGTCTGGTCCGGGTTTATGTTCTGTATGGCGCTCACCATGCAAACCGGTCTGGGGATGGCTCCGTGGCAGTCCGGAAACAGCTTTATCGCGCTGGGCGTAACCTACTTTATTTCCGCGTGGTTCGCGCCGCGGCTGATTGCCCGCTACAGCACCAGTACCATTCTGCTTACGGGTCTGGCGATCCAGATTGTCGGCCTGCTGGCGCTGATCGCCACGTTCCGCGTCTGGGGAATGGAGAATACCGAGCTGACGCTGGCGCCCGCGACCGGGCTGGTCGGCTACGGGCAGGCACTGATCGTGAACAGCTTCTACCGCATCGGGATGCGCGATATTCAGCCTGACGACGCGGGGGCCGCGAGCGCCATTCTCAGCACGCTCCAGCAGGCCGCGCTGGGGCTTGGCCCGGCCATTTTTGGCGCGATTTTGCTCCACGCGCTGCAGAACCATCACGGGGATTACACCCAGGCGGTTAACGTCTTCCTGACGGTGGAAACGGCGATGATGGTGGTGCTTGCCCTGGCGACGCTGCGCATCCGCCATAGCCTGTGTCTGCCGGTGGTCAACGTCTGCCAGGCCACCAAATAA
- a CDS encoding helix-turn-helix transcriptional regulator, with the protein MALMSEPVVSLQDDTRKQLGAFLRARRESLDPQRLGLPRSGRRRTPGLRREEVAMLADVGVTWYTWLEQGRDVNPSSAVMAAVAKALQCTPTEARHLFVLAGLPPGEAPQAVCCEGISEGTRRLLDTLMPKPASIQKPNFDIVAWNDSFGHLMGVDFNDIPPEDRNCIYLFLTHPAWRARLGRRDDVLPIFVSYFRAAMAEHRGDPLWEAKLARFFAVSEEFKTLWRQRNDVRGVENQLKLFTHPELGDFTLQQMYWYSAPRNGSRLLVYLPVDEAGERAMDWLAAQGK; encoded by the coding sequence ATGGCATTGATGTCTGAACCCGTCGTCTCTCTTCAGGATGACACCCGAAAACAGCTGGGGGCATTTTTACGCGCGCGACGCGAAAGCCTCGATCCGCAGCGTCTTGGCCTGCCGCGCAGCGGTCGTCGCCGCACGCCGGGTCTGCGCCGTGAAGAGGTGGCGATGCTTGCTGACGTGGGCGTGACCTGGTACACCTGGCTTGAGCAGGGCAGGGACGTCAATCCGTCCAGCGCGGTGATGGCGGCCGTGGCAAAAGCGCTGCAATGCACTCCAACCGAGGCCCGGCACCTGTTTGTGTTAGCGGGCTTACCGCCGGGTGAAGCGCCGCAGGCGGTCTGCTGCGAGGGCATCAGCGAAGGCACCCGGCGCCTGCTTGATACGCTGATGCCGAAACCCGCCAGCATTCAGAAACCTAACTTCGATATCGTGGCGTGGAACGACAGCTTCGGGCACCTGATGGGCGTCGATTTCAATGACATCCCTCCCGAAGACCGCAACTGTATCTACCTGTTCCTCACCCATCCGGCGTGGCGCGCGCGTCTCGGCAGACGCGACGACGTGCTGCCCATATTTGTTTCCTATTTCCGGGCGGCGATGGCCGAGCACCGGGGCGATCCGCTGTGGGAGGCCAAACTGGCGCGCTTCTTTGCGGTGTCGGAAGAGTTTAAAACCCTGTGGCGCCAGCGCAACGACGTGCGCGGCGTGGAGAACCAGCTCAAGCTGTTTACCCATCCCGAGCTGGGGGATTTTACGCTGCAGCAGATGTACTGGTACTCCGCGCCGCGAAACGGGTCGCGGCTGCTGGTGTATTTGCCGGTGGATGAGGCAGGGGAGCGGGCGATGGACTGGCTGGCGGCGCAGGGGAAATAA
- the nfsB gene encoding oxygen-insensitive NAD(P)H nitroreductase has product MDIISVALKRHSTKAFDPTKKLTAEEAEKIKTLLQYSPSSTNSQPWHFIVASTEEGKARVAKSAAGTYVFNERKMLDASHVVVFCAKTAMDDAWLERVVDQEEADGRFNTPEAKAANHKGRTYFADMHRVDLKDDDQWMAKQVYLNVGNFLLGVGAMGLDAVPIEGFDSAILDEEFGLKEKGFTSLVVVPVGHHSVEDFNATLPKSRLPLSTIVTEC; this is encoded by the coding sequence ATGGATATCATTTCTGTTGCACTGAAACGCCACTCCACCAAGGCGTTCGATCCGACTAAAAAACTGACCGCTGAAGAAGCAGAAAAAATCAAAACCCTGCTGCAGTACAGCCCGTCCAGCACCAACTCCCAGCCGTGGCACTTTATTGTAGCCAGCACCGAGGAAGGTAAAGCGCGCGTGGCGAAATCCGCCGCAGGTACCTATGTGTTCAACGAACGCAAAATGCTGGACGCCTCTCACGTGGTGGTGTTCTGCGCGAAAACGGCGATGGACGATGCCTGGCTGGAGCGCGTCGTGGATCAGGAAGAGGCCGATGGCCGTTTTAACACACCGGAAGCCAAAGCCGCGAACCATAAGGGCCGCACCTACTTCGCCGACATGCACCGTGTGGATCTGAAAGATGACGACCAGTGGATGGCGAAGCAGGTTTACCTGAACGTCGGCAACTTCCTGCTGGGCGTAGGCGCGATGGGTCTGGACGCGGTACCGATTGAAGGTTTCGACTCCGCTATTCTCGACGAAGAGTTTGGCCTGAAAGAGAAAGGCTTTACCAGCCTGGTGGTGGTACCGGTTGGGCACCACAGCGTGGAAGATTTCAACGCCACGCTGCCGAAGTCTCGCCTGCCGCTGAGCACGATTGTGACCGAGTGCTAA
- a CDS encoding MmcQ/YjbR family DNA-binding protein, translating into MDSKTLQEHAKRVALELPFTEHCWPFGPEFDVFKVGGKIFMIVAVAHGRPHVSLKSDPEKSLLNQQIYRGIEPGYHLSKKHWISLYGTDDVTPELVTDLINDSWHLVVDKLPKKDQKWIRSA; encoded by the coding sequence ATGGACAGTAAAACGTTGCAGGAGCACGCAAAACGCGTGGCGCTGGAACTGCCGTTCACCGAACACTGCTGGCCGTTTGGGCCGGAGTTTGACGTGTTTAAAGTGGGCGGTAAGATTTTCATGATCGTCGCGGTCGCGCACGGGCGGCCGCACGTCAGCCTGAAGTCAGACCCGGAGAAATCGCTGTTAAATCAGCAGATCTATCGCGGGATAGAGCCGGGTTACCATCTGAGTAAAAAGCACTGGATTTCCCTTTACGGCACTGACGACGTGACGCCGGAACTGGTTACCGACCTCATCAATGATTCCTGGCATCTGGTGGTGGATAAACTGCCGAAAAAAGACCAGAAGTGGATCCGGTCGGCCTGA
- a CDS encoding TetR/AcrR family transcriptional regulator codes for MARPKSEDKKQALLEAATAAFAQSGIAASTALIARNAGVAEGTLFRYFPTKDDLLNALYLHLKQDLCQTMLANLDRTITLPKEHTRNIWNSYVDWGIRNPVAHAAIRQIGVSEKLSAETEQAVKEMFPELHELCRRSVRPVFMSDEFKTFGDALFLSLAETTMEFATRDPSRAVDFKALGFEAMWRGLAQEDSDGQ; via the coding sequence GTGGCACGTCCGAAGAGTGAAGACAAAAAACAGGCCTTACTGGAAGCAGCAACGGCGGCATTTGCTCAGTCAGGTATCGCCGCCTCAACGGCGTTAATCGCCCGTAACGCGGGCGTCGCCGAAGGGACCCTGTTTCGCTACTTTCCCACTAAAGACGATCTGCTGAATGCCCTCTATCTGCACCTGAAGCAGGATCTCTGCCAGACCATGCTGGCGAACCTCGATCGCACCATCACGCTGCCTAAAGAACATACCCGCAATATCTGGAACAGCTACGTGGACTGGGGGATTCGTAACCCCGTTGCTCATGCGGCGATCCGCCAGATTGGCGTCAGTGAAAAGCTGAGCGCCGAAACGGAACAGGCGGTGAAGGAGATGTTCCCGGAGCTGCATGAACTCTGCCGCCGCTCGGTGCGCCCAGTGTTTATGTCAGATGAATTTAAAACGTTTGGCGATGCGCTTTTCTTATCGCTGGCGGAAACCACCATGGAGTTTGCCACCCGCGATCCGTCACGGGCCGTCGATTTTAAAGCGCTGGGTTTTGAGGCCATGTGGCGCGGGCTGGCTCAGGAGGATAGCGATGGACAGTAA